The following are encoded together in the Streptomyces sp. NBC_00341 genome:
- a CDS encoding S1C family serine protease, with protein MTESQRPSGEYPMYPSYGNGDAAYPPPPSYQPAQPVGPGSGDPVWPAPGQPEPAPEPSASRRRARRPVALLAAVALAAAIIGGGTATLIGQLTDHGTNSTGGGVIPGTTVSQSSKGTVSGVAAALSPTIVEISATSNAGQSTGSGVIITSDGEIVTNNHVVAGSSSVKVTLSTGKKYTADVVGTDPDKDLALIKLQGASGLKTATLGDSSKVAVGDQVVAIGSPEGLTGTVTSGIVSALDRDVTVAKEGDSGQGQSQGQGQDQGQGQGGQGGGQQWPFEFGGQQFNGDTGDSTTTYKALQTDASLNPGNSGGALINMNGEIIGLNSAMYSASSAEGSGSSSAGSVGLGFAIPVNTLKADLHTLRAGDSS; from the coding sequence ATGACAGAGAGCCAGCGCCCGAGCGGCGAGTACCCGATGTACCCCTCGTACGGCAACGGCGACGCGGCCTACCCGCCGCCGCCGTCATACCAGCCCGCGCAGCCGGTGGGCCCGGGCAGCGGTGACCCCGTGTGGCCCGCCCCCGGGCAGCCGGAGCCGGCGCCCGAGCCGTCCGCGTCCCGGCGCAGGGCCCGCCGCCCGGTCGCGCTCCTCGCGGCGGTCGCCCTCGCGGCGGCGATCATCGGCGGCGGCACCGCCACCCTGATCGGGCAGCTCACCGACCACGGCACCAACAGCACCGGCGGCGGCGTCATCCCGGGCACCACGGTCTCGCAGAGCAGCAAGGGCACCGTCTCCGGCGTGGCCGCCGCCCTGTCACCGACGATCGTCGAGATCAGCGCGACCTCGAACGCGGGCCAGTCCACCGGCTCCGGCGTGATCATCACGTCCGACGGCGAGATCGTCACCAACAACCACGTCGTCGCGGGTTCCTCGTCGGTCAAGGTGACGCTCAGCACCGGCAAGAAGTACACCGCAGACGTCGTCGGGACCGACCCCGACAAGGACCTCGCCCTGATCAAGCTCCAGGGCGCGAGCGGGCTGAAGACGGCGACGCTCGGTGACTCGTCCAAGGTGGCCGTCGGCGACCAGGTCGTCGCGATCGGCTCGCCCGAGGGCCTGACCGGCACCGTCACCAGCGGCATCGTCTCCGCGCTCGACCGGGACGTCACGGTCGCCAAGGAGGGCGACAGCGGCCAGGGGCAGAGCCAGGGACAGGGACAAGACCAGGGGCAGGGGCAGGGAGGCCAGGGCGGCGGACAGCAGTGGCCGTTCGAGTTCGGCGGTCAGCAGTTCAACGGCGACACCGGCGACTCCACCACCACGTACAAGGCGCTCCAGACCGACGCCTCGCTCAACCCGGGCAACTCCGGCGGCGCGCTGATCAACATGAACGGTGAGATCATCGGCCTCAACTCCGCGATGTACTCGGCGAGTTCGGCCGAGGGCTCGGGCAGTTCCAGCGCGGGCAGCGTCGGCCTCGGCTTCGCCATCCCGGTGAACACCCTCAAGGCCGATCTGCACACCCTGCGGGCCGGCGACAGCTCCTGA
- a CDS encoding transposase has protein sequence MGRGDLTDEQWAAREPLLPKRTRAGPPPVWPRRQLIDGIRFRVRTGVPWRDVPVEYGPWSRVCDLFRRWQREGTWHQVLARLQSLADAKGAVVWDMSVDSTMCRAHQLAAGPASRVT, from the coding sequence ATGGGGCGGGGAGATCTCACGGACGAGCAGTGGGCGGCGCGGGAGCCGTTGTTGCCGAAACGCACGAGAGCGGGGCCTCCGCCCGTCTGGCCCCGGCGGCAGTTGATCGACGGCATACGGTTCCGGGTCCGTACCGGTGTTCCGTGGCGGGACGTGCCTGTCGAGTACGGGCCATGGAGCCGGGTCTGCGACTTGTTCCGCCGATGGCAGCGGGAGGGGACCTGGCACCAGGTCCTTGCCCGGCTCCAGTCTTTGGCCGACGCGAAGGGTGCGGTCGTGTGGGACATGAGCGTTGACTCCACGATGTGCCGCGCTCATCAGCTTGCGGCCGGACCCGCAAGCAGGGTGACCTGA
- a CDS encoding response regulator transcription factor, whose amino-acid sequence MSPAEDDPQRILIVDDEPAVREALQRSLAFEGYGTEVAVDGLDALTKAESYAPDLIVLDVQMPRMDGLTAARRIRATGTTTPILMLTARDTVGDRVTGLDAGADDYLVKPFELDELFARIRALLRRSSYAATSGADLPDNNVLAFADLRMDLATREVSRGTRRVELTRTEFTLLEMFLAHPRQVLTREQILKAVWGFDFEPSSNSLDVYVMYLRRKTEAGGEPRLVHTVRGVGYALRAGGGEG is encoded by the coding sequence ATGAGCCCCGCCGAAGACGATCCGCAGCGCATCCTGATCGTCGACGACGAGCCCGCCGTGCGCGAGGCCCTGCAGCGCAGCCTCGCGTTCGAGGGGTACGGCACCGAGGTCGCCGTCGACGGTCTCGACGCCCTCACCAAGGCCGAGTCGTACGCCCCCGACCTCATCGTCCTCGACGTCCAGATGCCCCGGATGGACGGGCTGACCGCCGCCCGCCGTATCCGGGCCACCGGGACCACCACGCCCATCCTGATGCTCACCGCCCGCGACACCGTCGGGGACCGGGTCACCGGACTCGACGCGGGCGCCGACGACTACCTGGTCAAGCCCTTCGAGCTGGACGAGCTGTTCGCCCGCATCCGGGCCCTGCTCCGCCGCAGCTCGTACGCGGCCACCTCCGGCGCCGACCTCCCCGACAACAACGTGCTGGCCTTCGCGGACCTCCGCATGGACCTCGCCACCCGCGAGGTCAGCCGTGGCACCCGCCGCGTGGAGCTGACCCGCACCGAGTTCACCCTGCTGGAGATGTTCCTCGCGCACCCGCGCCAGGTGCTGACCCGCGAACAGATCCTCAAGGCGGTCTGGGGATTCGACTTCGAACCGAGCTCCAACTCCCTGGACGTGTACGTGATGTACCTGCGCCGCAAGACCGAGGCGGGCGGCGAGCCCCGCCTGGTCCACACGGTCCGGGGTGTCGGATACGCGCTGCGGGCGGGCGGGGGCGAGGGGTGA
- a CDS encoding response regulator transcription factor: MSSLLLLTNALQPSTEVLPALGLLLHSVRVAPAEGPALVDTPGADVILIDGRRDLPQVRSLCQLLRSTGPGCPLILVVTEGGLAAVTADWGIDDVLLDTAGPAEVEARLRLATGRQQITSDDSPMEIRNGDLSIDEATYSAKLKGRVLDLTFKEFELIKYLAQHPGRVFTRAQLLQEVWGYDYFGGTRTVDVHVRRLRAKLGPEHESLIGTVRNVGYRFVAPEKVERAAEEAKSAAAKAASESLTRSEQPEVVEVREEAPVRPAKR; this comes from the coding sequence ATGAGTTCACTGCTGCTCCTGACGAATGCCCTCCAACCGTCGACGGAGGTGCTTCCCGCCCTCGGTCTCCTGCTCCACAGCGTGCGGGTGGCGCCCGCCGAAGGCCCCGCTCTCGTCGACACCCCAGGTGCCGACGTCATCCTCATCGACGGACGGCGCGACCTGCCTCAGGTCCGCTCCCTCTGTCAGCTGCTGCGGTCCACCGGACCCGGCTGTCCGCTGATCCTCGTCGTCACGGAGGGCGGCCTCGCGGCCGTCACCGCGGACTGGGGAATCGATGACGTGCTGCTGGACACGGCGGGACCCGCCGAGGTCGAGGCGCGACTGCGGCTGGCCACCGGCCGGCAGCAGATCACCTCCGACGACTCCCCGATGGAGATCCGCAACGGCGATCTGTCGATCGACGAGGCGACGTACAGCGCCAAGCTCAAGGGCCGGGTCCTGGACCTGACCTTCAAGGAGTTCGAACTGATCAAGTACCTGGCGCAGCACCCGGGACGGGTCTTCACCCGCGCCCAGCTGCTCCAGGAGGTCTGGGGCTACGACTACTTCGGCGGCACCCGGACGGTCGACGTACACGTCCGGCGGCTGCGCGCCAAGCTCGGTCCCGAGCACGAGTCGCTGATCGGCACCGTCCGCAACGTGGGCTACCGGTTCGTCGCACCCGAGAAGGTGGAACGGGCCGCGGAGGAGGCCAAGTCGGCGGCCGCGAAGGCGGCCTCCGAGAGCCTCACCCGTTCGGAGCAGCCGGAGGTCGTCGAGGTGAGGGAAGAAGCCCCGGTCCGGCCCGCCAAGAGGTAG
- a CDS encoding poly-gamma-glutamate hydrolase family protein: MADTYANYADLAAHNTLGQDYLLSSRIVAGARGANIAIHGGAIEYPTTQLADYCATALNSSFYSLQGVISSSNSALHISSNCFDEPGVSQVLRTAEWTVSWHGTSDRAMTTYLGGLDTELGTAIKERLAGAGFDVSPPPPEIDGKNPLNIANRNLRGLGVQLELSRGLRESFCLDTDSAQPSIAGAFRCTDVFHTYASAVVAAIAETWPRSRTAGGRSSEPERAGPGMTGRVL; the protein is encoded by the coding sequence TTGGCCGATACCTATGCCAACTACGCTGACCTCGCCGCGCACAACACCCTCGGTCAGGACTACCTCCTGTCGTCGAGGATCGTGGCAGGAGCCCGGGGCGCGAACATCGCCATCCACGGCGGCGCGATCGAGTACCCCACCACTCAGCTGGCCGATTACTGCGCCACCGCGCTCAACAGCTCCTTCTACTCGCTCCAGGGCGTGATAAGCAGCAGCAACTCGGCGCTGCACATCTCCAGCAACTGCTTCGACGAGCCGGGTGTCTCTCAGGTTCTGCGCACCGCCGAGTGGACTGTGTCCTGGCACGGCACCAGTGACAGAGCGATGACCACCTACCTTGGAGGCCTGGACACGGAACTCGGTACCGCGATCAAGGAGCGCCTGGCTGGCGCGGGCTTCGACGTCTCGCCTCCGCCACCGGAGATCGACGGCAAGAACCCGCTCAACATCGCCAACCGCAATCTCCGCGGCCTGGGCGTGCAACTGGAACTGAGCCGTGGCCTGCGTGAGAGCTTCTGCCTCGACACCGATTCGGCGCAGCCGTCGATCGCCGGCGCCTTCCGGTGCACCGACGTGTTCCACACCTATGCGTCAGCGGTGGTGGCAGCGATCGCCGAGACGTGGCCACGGAGCCGAACCGCCGGCGGGCGGAGCTCCGAGCCGGAGCGGGCGGGGCCGGGCATGACCGGACGCGTCTTATGA
- a CDS encoding CocE/NonD family hydrolase yields MSVDGTPETPFELGADDLAKLDAVREALLDPSPRRIGRLDQWGLADEYEVYAEIGQYSEVSLTMADGTVLDASLSVPKNLAPGQTCPAVVLPAPLVSIGHRAYLGMIARWALGGYVVLAYSQRGLADSTGEIHVAGPQDVADATEVIDWLVQQDGVDEERIGFFGSSYGAGTSLLAAAQDRRIKAVAGTSAWADLFASLYENGTRHLKAFEALVELFGEERCSKEFREVIQKIRANTIDDEVRKFAEARSPKNCLKAFNDAATPILLTTAWHETIFSVPAVIEFHSRLTGPKTLLVQVGDHGNAELPGLVGLPAKPTDMAYRWMDHHLGGSAGDGAAPRFDVRSEYMFNPLSDLRHSSWADYALPKKRFHLADAASGQSDGQLVEGAAAAGWTRSVKASGAGTDIVVAPKLVQTGLAERLGQPHVYKTADIDPGLATVFATAPLEQAARVRGDLELRVTVNPQQADAMIVAYLLDHNPATGRAHIVTHAPYTFSSGQSGKATTVTFPLQPADYVVTKGHQLQLVIDTHDPLFTTPNTTTPVFTYDITSPKGTESYLDVPLHPVD; encoded by the coding sequence ATGTCTGTTGACGGAACTCCGGAGACGCCGTTCGAGCTCGGCGCGGACGATCTCGCGAAGCTGGATGCGGTCCGTGAGGCTCTGCTGGATCCGTCGCCTCGTCGGATCGGCCGTCTGGACCAGTGGGGTCTGGCCGACGAGTACGAGGTGTACGCGGAGATCGGCCAGTACTCGGAGGTCTCCCTCACGATGGCGGATGGGACGGTCCTGGACGCGTCGCTGAGCGTCCCGAAAAACCTCGCCCCCGGGCAGACCTGTCCCGCGGTCGTCCTGCCTGCCCCGCTGGTCAGCATTGGGCACCGGGCCTATCTCGGCATGATCGCCCGCTGGGCGCTGGGCGGCTATGTCGTCCTGGCCTACAGTCAGCGCGGTCTGGCCGACTCCACGGGCGAGATCCACGTCGCCGGTCCGCAGGACGTCGCCGACGCCACCGAGGTGATCGACTGGCTGGTCCAGCAAGACGGGGTCGATGAAGAGCGGATCGGCTTCTTCGGCTCCTCCTACGGTGCCGGTACGAGTCTGCTCGCGGCCGCGCAGGACCGGCGGATCAAGGCCGTCGCGGGCACCAGCGCCTGGGCCGACCTGTTCGCCTCCCTGTACGAGAACGGTACCCGTCACCTCAAGGCGTTCGAGGCGCTCGTGGAGCTCTTCGGTGAGGAGCGGTGCTCGAAGGAGTTCCGCGAGGTCATCCAGAAGATCCGCGCCAACACCATCGACGACGAGGTCAGGAAGTTCGCCGAGGCACGGTCGCCCAAGAACTGCCTCAAGGCGTTCAATGACGCCGCTACGCCCATCCTTCTGACCACCGCCTGGCACGAGACCATCTTCTCGGTGCCCGCCGTCATCGAATTCCACAGCCGTCTGACCGGCCCCAAGACGCTCCTCGTCCAGGTCGGCGACCACGGCAACGCCGAGCTCCCTGGCCTGGTCGGCCTTCCCGCCAAGCCCACGGACATGGCCTACCGGTGGATGGACCACCACCTCGGCGGCAGCGCCGGCGACGGGGCGGCTCCACGGTTCGACGTCCGCTCGGAGTACATGTTCAACCCCCTCTCCGACCTCCGCCACTCCTCCTGGGCCGACTACGCCCTGCCGAAGAAGCGGTTCCACCTCGCCGACGCGGCCTCCGGGCAGAGCGACGGACAGTTGGTCGAGGGCGCCGCGGCGGCGGGCTGGACCCGTTCGGTGAAGGCCAGCGGCGCGGGCACCGACATCGTCGTCGCCCCGAAGCTCGTCCAGACCGGCCTGGCCGAACGCCTGGGCCAGCCCCACGTCTACAAGACGGCCGACATCGACCCCGGCCTCGCGACGGTCTTCGCCACCGCTCCCCTGGAACAGGCTGCGCGCGTACGAGGTGACCTGGAACTGCGGGTGACGGTGAATCCGCAGCAGGCGGACGCCATGATCGTCGCCTACCTGCTCGACCACAACCCGGCCACCGGCAGGGCGCACATCGTCACCCACGCCCCCTACACCTTCAGCTCCGGGCAGTCGGGCAAGGCCACCACCGTGACCTTCCCCCTCCAGCCCGCCGACTACGTCGTGACCAAGGGCCACCAGCTCCAGCTGGTCATCGACACCCACGACCCCCTCTTCACCACGCCCAACACCACCACCCCGGTGTTCACCTACGACATCACCTCGCCCAAGGGCACCGAGTCCTACCTCGACGTCCCCCTCCACCCCGTCGACTGA
- a CDS encoding LacI family DNA-binding transcriptional regulator, translating into MAKVTRDDVARLAGTSTAVVSYVINNGPRPVAPATRERVLAAIKELGYRPDRVAQAMASRRTDLIGMIVPDARQPFFAEMAHAVEQAAAERGKMVLVGNSDYRDEREVHYLRAFLGMRVSGLILVSQGPSERAAAEIEAWDARVVLLHERPEAIDDVAVVTDDVGGAQLATRHLLEHGNEYVACLGGVESTPAVGDPVADHVEGWRRAMHESGRTTEGRLFQAPYNRYDAYLVALELLAGPDRPPAIFCATDDQAIGVLRAARELRIDVPGELAVAGFDDVKEAGLTDPPLTTVFSDRPAMARAAVDLVLDDSLRVSGSRRERLKQFPSALVVRRSCGCGEPPAARHS; encoded by the coding sequence GTGGCCAAGGTGACGCGGGACGATGTGGCGAGACTGGCGGGGACGTCGACCGCGGTCGTCAGCTACGTCATCAACAACGGACCCAGGCCGGTCGCCCCGGCCACGCGCGAGCGGGTACTCGCCGCGATCAAGGAGCTGGGCTACCGGCCCGACCGGGTCGCCCAGGCGATGGCCTCGCGGCGGACCGATCTCATAGGGATGATCGTGCCGGACGCGCGGCAGCCGTTCTTCGCGGAGATGGCGCACGCGGTCGAACAGGCCGCCGCCGAGCGCGGGAAAATGGTGCTCGTCGGCAACTCCGACTACCGCGACGAGCGCGAGGTCCACTACCTGCGGGCCTTCCTCGGCATGCGGGTCTCCGGGCTGATCCTGGTCAGCCAGGGGCCCAGCGAGCGCGCGGCGGCGGAGATAGAGGCGTGGGACGCCCGGGTCGTGCTGCTGCACGAGCGGCCGGAGGCCATCGACGACGTCGCCGTCGTCACGGACGACGTCGGTGGCGCCCAGCTCGCCACCCGTCACCTGCTGGAGCACGGCAACGAGTACGTCGCCTGCCTCGGCGGCGTCGAGTCGACCCCGGCGGTCGGTGACCCGGTGGCCGACCACGTCGAGGGCTGGCGCCGGGCGATGCACGAGTCGGGCCGCACGACGGAGGGCCGGCTCTTCCAGGCCCCGTACAACCGTTACGACGCCTACCTGGTGGCGCTGGAGCTCCTCGCGGGCCCGGACCGCCCCCCGGCGATCTTCTGCGCGACGGACGACCAGGCCATCGGCGTGCTGCGGGCCGCCCGCGAGCTGCGGATCGACGTGCCGGGCGAGCTGGCGGTGGCGGGCTTCGACGACGTGAAGGAGGCCGGGCTCACCGATCCGCCGCTCACCACGGTCTTCTCGGACCGCCCGGCGATGGCACGGGCGGCCGTGGACCTGGTGCTCGACGACTCGCTGCGGGTCTCGGGCTCGCGGCGGGAGCGGCTGAAGCAGTTCCCCTCCGCGCTGGTGGTCCGGCGTTCCTGCGGCTGCGGCGAGCCCCCGGCGGCCCGGCACAGCTGA
- a CDS encoding DUF4232 domain-containing protein — protein sequence MRVKKMSALALVVAAAGLSLTACGGSDGSSAAADTGASSSASSSAGGQDTGSTDTSGSTEADGDSRSAAPGSAESASSSTGSSSTGSSSTGSGKGSDLTAKGGTSASGSMCRTDDLAFSAGSAGVKNQVVVNLKNTGSAKCSMHGFPGVQLVGPDGLGDTGPDAARTDSKASTVTIGPGEETRFLLRYIPTTDGSGKTFTRLSVTPPNEKISAIANLDGLTITVPASGGTSPDVFVDPIGYHVGSGK from the coding sequence ATGCGCGTCAAGAAGATGTCCGCCCTCGCCCTCGTCGTCGCCGCCGCCGGCCTCTCGCTGACCGCGTGCGGCGGCAGCGACGGATCGAGCGCCGCCGCCGACACAGGCGCGTCCAGCTCGGCGAGCAGCTCCGCCGGCGGCCAGGACACCGGCTCCACCGACACGAGCGGCTCCACCGAGGCCGACGGCGACAGCCGGAGCGCGGCCCCGGGTTCCGCCGAGTCCGCCTCCTCCTCCACCGGCTCTTCCTCCACCGGCTCCTCCTCCACCGGCTCCGGCAAGGGCAGCGACCTCACCGCCAAGGGCGGCACGTCGGCCTCGGGCTCCATGTGCAGGACCGACGACCTGGCATTCAGCGCCGGCTCGGCGGGGGTCAAGAACCAGGTGGTCGTCAACCTGAAGAACACCGGTTCCGCCAAGTGCAGCATGCATGGCTTCCCGGGCGTCCAGCTCGTGGGTCCCGACGGCCTCGGCGACACCGGTCCGGACGCCGCCCGCACCGACTCCAAGGCATCCACCGTCACCATCGGGCCCGGCGAGGAGACCCGCTTCCTGCTGCGCTACATCCCGACCACCGACGGATCCGGCAAGACCTTCACCAGGCTCTCCGTCACCCCGCCCAACGAGAAGATCTCGGCGATCGCGAATCTCGACGGCCTGACGATCACCGTCCCCGCCTCCGGCGGTACGTCCCCCGACGTCTTCGTCGACCCGATCGGCTACCACGTCGGCTCCGGCAAGTAG
- a CDS encoding peptidase: MKIRRILATAVAVAVTTPAVLLSVTPAFADSAPTAQTQAKPTLEELEKAAAEAQEAYDKALAAKTAAYGVLEEALSDTAPLALAAKAAKTAADEAGAAKTAADQAVTDAKAALDALPETATEEERTAAETAVTGAEATAATAAADKTAADAKAKEADTASDDARVAAVRAYSLVQKALADALDAKTAADDALAKAREEENENQDCVAEPGLTAVLTGVPDSITAGTTTALSLRVSNRTDKAMDDVSAHAFTHATDTSGLKETDKLLHLQWSTASSPKWHSIGGDHLINGIGPLKAGAHADIKLRLTIDASAPAGNGAAFVSADYTNENGSCGGNPDIDMYDFGVLKAAKPKPGKTDSGTTGTTGTTGTGTTGTGTSGGSNPSAQGTASSNPVTTGGSLASTGSSSTTPQLALASGAAVALGAAAMFTARRRRTGTQV, encoded by the coding sequence GTGAAGATTCGCCGCATTCTCGCCACTGCCGTGGCCGTCGCCGTGACCACACCCGCCGTACTGCTCTCCGTCACCCCCGCGTTCGCGGACTCCGCACCGACGGCGCAGACGCAGGCCAAGCCGACACTGGAAGAGCTCGAAAAGGCCGCAGCCGAGGCGCAGGAGGCCTACGACAAGGCCCTCGCCGCGAAGACCGCCGCCTACGGAGTGCTGGAGGAGGCACTCTCCGACACGGCGCCGCTCGCCCTGGCAGCCAAGGCCGCCAAGACCGCCGCGGACGAGGCCGGCGCCGCGAAGACCGCCGCCGACCAGGCCGTCACCGACGCGAAGGCCGCCCTCGACGCGCTGCCCGAGACGGCCACGGAGGAGGAGCGCACCGCGGCCGAGACCGCCGTCACCGGGGCCGAGGCCACCGCCGCGACCGCCGCCGCCGACAAGACGGCCGCCGACGCGAAGGCCAAGGAGGCCGACACCGCCTCCGACGACGCACGGGTCGCCGCTGTCCGCGCCTACTCCCTGGTGCAGAAGGCCCTGGCGGACGCCCTCGACGCGAAGACCGCCGCCGACGACGCGCTGGCCAAGGCCCGCGAGGAGGAGAACGAGAACCAGGACTGCGTGGCCGAGCCCGGTCTCACCGCCGTCCTGACCGGCGTCCCGGACTCGATCACCGCCGGTACGACCACCGCCCTCTCGCTCCGGGTGAGCAACCGCACGGACAAGGCGATGGACGACGTCTCCGCCCACGCCTTCACGCACGCCACCGACACGAGCGGACTCAAGGAAACCGACAAGCTCCTGCACCTGCAGTGGTCCACGGCGTCCTCCCCGAAGTGGCACAGCATCGGCGGCGACCACCTGATCAACGGCATCGGCCCGCTGAAGGCCGGCGCCCACGCCGACATCAAGCTGCGCCTCACCATCGACGCGTCGGCCCCGGCGGGCAACGGCGCCGCCTTCGTGTCGGCCGACTACACCAACGAGAACGGCTCCTGCGGGGGCAACCCGGACATCGACATGTACGACTTCGGGGTCCTCAAGGCCGCGAAGCCGAAGCCCGGCAAGACCGACTCCGGCACCACGGGCACGACCGGCACCACCGGCACGGGCACGACCGGCACCGGCACCTCGGGCGGCTCCAACCCGTCGGCCCAGGGCACGGCGTCGAGCAACCCGGTGACCACCGGCGGCAGCCTCGCCTCGACGGGCTCTTCCTCCACCACCCCGCAGCTCGCCCTCGCGAGCGGCGCGGCCGTGGCACTCGGCGCAGCGGCGATGTTCACCGCCCGCCGCCGCCGGACGGGTACCCAGGTCTGA
- a CDS encoding sensor histidine kinase, with amino-acid sequence MTGPLHRFRALPLRSRLALLVAVAVAVAVAAVAAACWFVTRAQLEHQADATLRAAKVDKDYLGDLYKYCTSATKLPPPPYTGFTVQLIDAQGTVCIAPDSSKLPVTRADLAVVNGERSGALHTETDAGGVKMRVFTYAVTVTVSRGPGLPGADLTLGVSVARPMSEIDKPLSTLAWVLLLVSGIGVIGAGAAGLWIARSGLRPVDELTEAVEHVARTEDLTVRIPVEGEDEIARLSRSFNSMTASLATSRDRQAQLIADAGHELRTPLTSLRTNVELLARSDETGRAIPPDDRKALMSSVKAQMTELASLIGDLQELARPDAAQPGPLQVVALHDITRTALERARLRGPELTVTAELAPWYVRAEPAALERAVVNVLDNAVKFSPPRGTIDVVLHRGELTVRDRGPGIPADELPHVFERFWRSPSARQLPGSGLGLSIVARTVQQSGGEIGLRPADDGNGTVATIRLPGAPQPPPETPLG; translated from the coding sequence GTGACGGGGCCCCTGCACCGCTTCCGCGCCCTGCCGCTCCGCTCCCGGCTCGCGCTGCTGGTCGCCGTGGCGGTCGCGGTGGCGGTGGCGGCTGTGGCTGCGGCGTGCTGGTTCGTGACGCGGGCGCAGCTGGAGCACCAGGCGGACGCGACGCTGCGCGCCGCCAAGGTCGACAAGGACTATCTGGGCGATTTGTACAAGTACTGCACCAGCGCCACCAAGCTGCCGCCCCCGCCCTACACGGGCTTCACCGTCCAGCTCATCGACGCCCAGGGCACGGTCTGCATCGCCCCCGACTCGTCGAAGCTCCCGGTGACCCGGGCCGACCTCGCGGTGGTCAACGGCGAGCGGAGCGGAGCGCTTCACACGGAGACCGATGCCGGCGGGGTGAAGATGCGCGTCTTCACCTACGCGGTGACGGTGACGGTGTCGCGCGGGCCCGGTCTGCCGGGCGCCGACCTCACCCTCGGCGTCTCCGTCGCCCGCCCCATGAGCGAGATCGACAAGCCCCTCTCCACCCTCGCCTGGGTCCTCCTCCTCGTCTCCGGCATCGGCGTCATCGGCGCGGGCGCCGCAGGCCTCTGGATCGCCCGCTCCGGACTGCGGCCGGTCGACGAGCTGACCGAGGCCGTCGAGCACGTCGCCCGCACCGAGGACCTCACCGTCCGCATCCCGGTCGAGGGCGAGGACGAGATCGCCCGGCTCTCCCGGTCCTTCAACTCGATGACGGCTTCACTCGCCACCTCCCGGGACCGGCAGGCCCAGCTGATCGCGGACGCCGGACACGAGCTGCGCACCCCCCTCACCTCCCTTCGCACCAACGTGGAGCTGCTCGCCCGCAGCGACGAGACGGGCCGGGCGATCCCGCCGGACGACCGCAAGGCGCTGATGTCCTCGGTGAAGGCCCAGATGACCGAGCTGGCCTCGCTCATCGGAGACCTCCAGGAACTGGCCCGCCCGGACGCCGCCCAGCCCGGCCCGCTCCAGGTGGTGGCCCTGCACGACATCACCCGCACCGCCCTGGAACGCGCCCGGCTGCGCGGCCCCGAGCTGACCGTCACGGCGGAGCTGGCCCCCTGGTACGTACGGGCTGAACCGGCGGCCCTGGAGCGGGCGGTCGTCAACGTCCTGGACAACGCGGTGAAGTTCAGCCCGCCGCGCGGCACGATCGACGTGGTCCTGCACCGGGGCGAACTGACGGTCCGCGACCGGGGCCCCGGCATCCCCGCCGACGAACTCCCGCACGTCTTCGAGCGCTTCTGGCGCTCCCCGTCCGCCCGCCAGCTCCCCGGCTCGGGCCTCGGCCTGTCGATCGTCGCCCGTACGGTCCAGCAGTCGGGCGGCGAGATCGGCCTGCGCCCGGCGGACGACGGCAACGGCACGGTGGCCACGATCCGACTGCCGGGAGCCCCGCAGCCGCCGCCGGAGACGCCGCTGGGGTGA